In Elaeis guineensis isolate ETL-2024a chromosome 1, EG11, whole genome shotgun sequence, a genomic segment contains:
- the LOC105039724 gene encoding uncharacterized protein → MEELLSMGFSQEIASQALAATGGRSSLEATEWILSQTPSSSPSSSKPSCHSPTFQPSLDRFFLSNNNEPHSKRPRRSAAAPAPSAPVVPATPATGAPSATACPPTAPLSERMRPATLDAILGQDHLLGPASLLHSVIRPPATAAAVLPSFILWGPPGSGKTSLARGLAVALPQSSHRFVPLSAVAAGVRDLRDAVDAARRARPLGRRTVLFVDEIHRFSKSQQDSFLPAIEDGSIILVGATTENPSFHLTTPLLSRCRVLALHPLKPHHVEALLRRAVSDPEKGLQVTTRVPVSVDQEALEFLSLHCDGDARVALNALEIAATLAVDRQSSLDDNGNITVTVDHAKEAMQCKHLAYDRAGEEHYNLISALHKSMRGSDPDAAIYWLARMLEGGEQPLYIARRLVRFASEDVGLADPAALGHAVACYQACHFIGMPECDVCLAQCVAYLARAPKSVAVYRALNEARRVVKESGGGNDGVPLHLRNAPTKLMKEMGYGEGYMYPPDHPGCSLQTYLPPSLQGCKFLDWPPIDEKRQ, encoded by the coding sequence ATGGAGGAACTCCTCAGCATGGGCTTCTCCCAGGAGATCGCCTCCCAAGCCCTCGCCGCCACCGGCGGCCGTTCCTCCCTCGAAGCCACCGAGTGGATTCTCTCCCAAACCccatcctcctccccctcctcctccaaaCCCTCTTGTCATTCCCCCACCTTCCAACCCAGCCTCGACCGCTTCTTCCTCTCCAACAACAACGAACCCCACTCCAAACGCCCCCGCCGCTCAGCCGCCGCCCCCGCCCCCTCGGCCCCCGTCGTCCCCGCCACCCCTGCCACCGGTGCCCCCTCCGCTACTGCCTGCCCTCCTACTGCCCCTCTCTCCGAGCGCATGCGCCCCGCCACCCTCGACGCCATCCTCGGCCAGGACCACCTCCTCggccccgcctccctccttcactCCGTCATCCGTCCCCCCGCAACTGCCGCCGCCGTCCTCCCTTCCTTCATCCTCTGGGGCCCTCCGGGCTCCGGCAAGACCTCCCTCGCCCGCGGCCTCGCCGTTGCCCTCCCCCAGTCGTCCCACCGCTTTGTCCCCCTCTCTGCCGTCGCCGCCGGCGTTCGCGACCTCCGTGACGCCGTCGATGCCGCCCGCCGGGCCCGTCCCCTCGGTCGCCGCACCGTCCTCTTCGTCGACGAGATCCACCGGTTCTCCAAGTCCCAGCAGGACTCCTTCCTCCCCGCCATCGAGGACGGCTCCATCATCCTCGTCGGAGCCACCACCGAGAACCCCTCCTTCCACCTCACCACCCCGCTCCTCTCCCGCTGCCGAGTCCTCGCCCTGCACCCCCTCAAGCCCCACCACGTCGAGGCCCTGCTCCGCCGAGCCGTCTCAGACCCTGAGAAAGGTCTCCAGGTCACCACTCGAGTTCCCGTCTCGGTCGATCAAGAAGCCCTCGAATTCCTCTCTCTCCACTGCGACGGCGATGCTCGTGTTGCCCTAAACGCACTGGAGATTGCAGCCACATTGGCCGTCGACCGGCAATCGAGCCTAGACGACAACGGGAATATCACGGTGACCGTCGACCATGCGAAGGAGGCCATGCAATGCAAGCACTTGGCATATGATCGAGCAGGTGAAGAGCACTACAATTTGATCAGTGCCCTACACAAATCAATGAGGGGGAGCGACCCTGATGCGGCAATCTACTGGCTTGCGAGGATGCTGGAGGGAGGGGAGCAGCCGCTGTACATTGCGCGCCGGCTAGTCCGGTTTGCTAGCGAGGATGTGGGGCTCGCAGACCCCGCTGCACTCGGCCATGCTGTTGCATGCTACCAGGCGTGCCACTTCATTGGTATGCCGGAGTGTGATGTGTGTCTTGCGCAGTGCGTGGCCTACTTGGCCCGGGCGCCCAAGTCAGTGGCGGTGTACCGAGCACTGAATGAGGCGAGGAGGGTGGTGAAGGAGTCCGGCGGGGGGAACGACGGCGTGCCGTTGCATTTGAGGAATGCACCCACAAAGCTGATGAAGGAAATGGGGTATGGGGAAGGTTACATGTATCCTCCTGATCACCCTGGTTGTTCGTTGCAGACATATCTGCCGCCATCCCTTCAGGGTTGCAAGTTTCTTGACTGGCCACCTATCGATGAAAAGCGGCAATGA